The Macadamia integrifolia cultivar HAES 741 chromosome 4, SCU_Mint_v3, whole genome shotgun sequence genome contains the following window.
ATGTCGAAGTAGTAACCATAGCTAGCAAACTAAGCCATGGATGTTCAAGAATTCCAAACAtctcctccctcttctcctcttcctcctcctcatcatcaaaCCCAAGTCACTAACTTTGGTTTCCATGATTGTGCCAACGGTAGAGGTGACTTTGAGCACTTGATGAATCTCATTAATGGAGGAAATGATGGCAGTGATGGGTTAATATTCAATGACCAATTCTGTCCCACCACAGCAAGAGACATGTTTGATTTCAACTCTATCTCTGTGAGTGATTCAAATCCAGGGTCTATACTCAGTTCATCAAAACCCTTTGGTGGAGAAGTGGATTTGAAGGAGAATGAAGAGGATTCATCCCAAGTCTTAGTTTCATGGACCAGTAAGAAGATGACAGTGGATCGAGCTAGAATGTTGATTTCAGAGAGACGAAGAAGGAGCCAGATGAAGGAGAAGCTTCTTGCTTTGCGTGCCTTGGTTCCTAACATATCTATGATGGATAAGGCTTCCATGATAGGAGATGCAATCTTGTACGTCCAAGATTTGCAAATGCAAATTAAAAAGCTTATAACTGAAGTTGCTGGGCTAGAATTATC
Protein-coding sequences here:
- the LOC122075636 gene encoding transcription factor FER-LIKE IRON DEFICIENCY-INDUCED TRANSCRIPTION FACTOR-like; amino-acid sequence: MDVQEFQTSPPSSPLPPPHHQTQVTNFGFHDCANGRGDFEHLMNLINGGNDGSDGLIFNDQFCPTTARDMFDFNSISVSDSNPGSILSSSKPFGGEVDLKENEEDSSQVLVSWTSKKMTVDRARMLISERRRRSQMKEKLLALRALVPNISMMDKASMIGDAILYVQDLQMQIKKLITEVAGLELSVGVGGNKEAGEVGGGRGRFNKELLSTKPKKVQVIDKKHLGCWKILQMEVFEVGEREFYVRLDCNRGEGVAVALYKALESLTCFDVQNSNVSSFSDRYVMTSTLNVRTGGEEMKVTTLKKLVMGAFRNQGFEFKTSHP